In one Roseomonas haemaphysalidis genomic region, the following are encoded:
- a CDS encoding DUF4214 domain-containing protein, translated as MSTSVNVPIGRNQTISASGDYTLTLGLSSSVTVQRDVSTPANDPVNVVFETISAPVLSTLTVQNASVTLGGLANLGVLTTYNIGDGGLLDLSNLANINVAAPIRFTGEGGILALDHDIGLGVLSGISGFNNDDVIAFRDVAVATSARYANGVLTVFNGDSAVASVALGGTFDTTALGVQSDGHGGVHVGVGLGNGGGLSNDVFVQGLHNEYILARTDLGQLYLQDTIGGRDASTTVTDGTYVLFADGVGRFDASGIGSEVAHLYQAAFDRRPDATGLEFWINRVETGVSSEMAVATGFTQSDEFRVTYGNLDDRSYVSQLYLNVLNRAGEQTGIDSWLNLLNTGAGRDTVLYGFANSFENVNNTTSRTGDNEYGHAYRLYEAALNRAPEATGLNFWYSKLEAGESVVQIAQGFMNSDEFRTNYGGQDNDGFIRQLYLNVLGRAPDAAGFEHFQAELASGTSRAEVLVSFSDSLENRIQTAGETHDNWIFLGA; from the coding sequence GTGAGCACATCAGTCAACGTTCCTATCGGCCGCAATCAGACCATTTCGGCTTCGGGTGACTACACTCTGACTCTCGGTTTATCGTCCTCCGTCACCGTACAGCGGGACGTGTCGACCCCGGCCAACGACCCCGTGAATGTCGTTTTCGAGACGATATCTGCTCCGGTACTGAGTACGCTGACCGTTCAGAACGCAAGCGTCACCCTGGGCGGCTTGGCCAATCTGGGCGTGCTCACCACCTATAATATAGGCGATGGTGGTCTGCTGGACCTATCAAACCTTGCCAACATAAATGTCGCTGCTCCAATCCGGTTCACTGGCGAGGGAGGTATCCTTGCTTTGGATCATGACATCGGTTTGGGCGTGCTCAGCGGCATCAGTGGCTTCAACAACGATGACGTCATTGCTTTTCGCGATGTGGCAGTGGCCACCAGCGCACGTTATGCGAACGGCGTGCTGACCGTTTTCAATGGCGATTCTGCGGTTGCCAGCGTTGCGCTTGGTGGCACCTTCGATACCACTGCCCTTGGCGTGCAATCCGATGGACACGGCGGCGTTCATGTGGGCGTAGGCCTGGGCAATGGTGGCGGCTTGTCCAACGATGTCTTCGTGCAAGGCTTGCACAATGAATATATTTTGGCTCGGACCGATCTTGGCCAGTTGTACTTGCAGGATACTATTGGCGGGCGGGATGCCTCAACGACCGTGACTGACGGAACCTATGTGCTCTTTGCTGATGGCGTCGGGCGCTTTGACGCCAGCGGCATCGGCAGCGAAGTCGCGCATCTTTATCAGGCGGCGTTTGATCGCCGCCCCGATGCCACGGGCCTTGAATTCTGGATCAACCGTGTCGAGACGGGGGTGTCCAGCGAGATGGCCGTCGCGACTGGCTTCACCCAGTCCGACGAGTTCCGCGTGACCTATGGCAATCTCGACGACCGCAGCTACGTATCCCAGCTCTATCTGAACGTTCTCAATAGAGCAGGCGAGCAGACAGGCATTGATAGCTGGCTCAATCTGTTGAATACGGGCGCCGGTCGCGACACGGTACTATACGGCTTCGCTAACAGCTTCGAGAACGTCAACAATACGACTTCCCGTACCGGCGACAACGAATATGGCCACGCTTACCGTCTGTACGAGGCGGCGCTGAACCGAGCACCCGAAGCCACAGGTCTGAACTTCTGGTATAGCAAGCTCGAAGCCGGCGAGAGTGTCGTCCAGATCGCCCAGGGCTTCATGAATTCCGATGAATTTCGCACCAATTACGGCGGTCAGGACAACGATGGCTTCATCCGCCAGTTGTATCTGAACGTCCTGGGCCGGGCGCCTGACGCAGCCGGCTTCGAGCATTTCCAGGCCGAATTGGCTTCCGGAACGAGCCGTGCCGAGGTGCTGGTTTCCTTTTCGGACAGTCTGGAAAACCGCATCCAGACCGCAGGTGAAACCCACGACAACTGGATCTTTCTGGGAGCCTGA
- a CDS encoding ATPase domain-containing protein, whose amino-acid sequence MQQLARLESGIGGLDTLLKGGLVAGASYIIQGRPGSGKTIFASQIAFHHARRGGKVLFATLLSESHERLFQFLSTMSFFDQARVGSDMQFVSAFDTLMTEGLDEVVRLLRREISRQKASLLVVDGVLTARSRAETQLDTKRFIAELQGHAAFAGCTVLFLTSARLDDSSPEHTMVDGVIELGEDVFGSRSVRRLHLRKTRGSGALSGLHEFDIGDDGIVVYPRLEALPSTRLTDEVTEAARARTGVPELDAMIGGGLQPASSTLVLGPSGSGKTSLGLHMIAEATPEAPGLVFGFYETEARLVQKAASIGIDLRGKIASGAVRVMWQPTTERLMDALGHRLLDAVRQGGFRRVMIDSLGGIARASTNPHRHVEFFTALMNELRGLRATVIATWEIRDMFDANAQAPAFELSSLYDNLLLTRFVEADAELRRMLSVIKVRDSHFDPSLRELIIDERGLHLAGAMRDTQTYPHVPGPVPGR is encoded by the coding sequence TTGCAACAACTGGCTCGGCTTGAAAGCGGCATCGGAGGACTGGATACCCTGCTGAAGGGGGGGCTGGTCGCCGGCGCCTCATATATTATCCAGGGGCGCCCGGGCTCGGGCAAGACGATCTTCGCCAGCCAGATCGCGTTTCACCATGCGCGCCGCGGCGGCAAGGTGCTGTTCGCCACCCTGCTCTCGGAATCGCACGAGCGGCTGTTCCAGTTCCTGTCCACCATGAGCTTCTTCGACCAGGCGCGGGTCGGCAGCGACATGCAGTTCGTCAGCGCCTTCGATACCCTGATGACCGAAGGGCTCGACGAGGTGGTGCGGCTGCTGCGCCGGGAGATCAGCCGCCAGAAGGCGTCCCTGCTGGTAGTCGATGGCGTGCTCACCGCCCGGTCCCGCGCGGAAACGCAGCTGGACACCAAGCGGTTCATCGCCGAGCTGCAGGGGCACGCCGCCTTCGCCGGGTGCACCGTGTTGTTTCTGACCAGCGCGAGGCTGGACGACTCCAGCCCCGAGCACACCATGGTCGATGGCGTGATCGAGCTGGGCGAGGATGTATTCGGCAGCCGCTCCGTCCGCCGCCTGCACCTGCGCAAGACCCGCGGCAGCGGCGCCCTGTCCGGTCTGCATGAGTTCGACATCGGCGACGACGGTATCGTCGTCTACCCCCGGTTGGAGGCGCTGCCCAGCACTCGCCTTACAGATGAGGTGACGGAGGCCGCCCGGGCCCGCACCGGCGTTCCAGAACTGGATGCGATGATCGGCGGCGGTCTGCAGCCGGCGTCCAGCACCCTGGTCCTGGGGCCTTCCGGCAGCGGCAAGACCAGCCTTGGCCTGCACATGATCGCGGAGGCGACGCCAGAAGCCCCTGGGCTGGTTTTTGGTTTCTATGAGACCGAAGCCAGGCTGGTGCAGAAGGCGGCATCCATCGGCATCGACCTGCGCGGCAAGATTGCGTCCGGCGCCGTCAGGGTCATGTGGCAGCCGACGACCGAGCGGCTGATGGATGCGCTGGGGCACCGGCTCCTGGACGCGGTGCGGCAAGGTGGCTTCCGTCGCGTGATGATCGACAGCCTGGGCGGCATCGCGCGTGCCAGCACCAATCCGCATCGCCATGTGGAGTTCTTCACCGCGCTGATGAACGAGCTGCGTGGCCTTAGGGCCACGGTCATCGCCACTTGGGAAATCCGTGACATGTTCGATGCCAATGCCCAGGCACCGGCCTTCGAATTGTCGAGCCTGTACGACAATTTGCTGCTCACGAGATTTGTCGAGGCGGATGCTGAACTCCGGCGGATGCTATCCGTTATCAAAGTCAGGGACAGTCACTTCGATCCATCCCTGCGAGAATTGATCATTGATGAACGTGGGCTTCACCTGGCCGGGGCGATGCGGGATACGCAGACCTATCCGCACGTGCCGGGCCCGGTGCCGGGACGCTGA
- a CDS encoding TetR/AcrR family transcriptional regulator: MNDALPARGARLPSAERHALILEAAVEEFAGRGYAGARMAAVANRAGVTKGLLYHYFPGGKTDLFRAAIASCVAPALAEANQLASGFAGSARGLITALIDLGYARMALEPREHILMRLLMTEADRFPELAEFYRSEILQPSLMLTRQVLRAGVESGEFRPDADSLPGLAHVLLAPILMGSVWRMTLGEGAPDAAMLRAAHLQSAMRVLLAAPDG, translated from the coding sequence ATGAACGATGCACTGCCTGCCCGGGGCGCCCGGCTGCCTTCCGCCGAGCGCCATGCCCTGATTCTGGAAGCGGCGGTGGAGGAATTTGCTGGCCGTGGCTATGCCGGTGCCCGCATGGCGGCGGTCGCCAACCGGGCCGGCGTCACCAAGGGACTGCTTTATCACTACTTTCCCGGCGGCAAGACCGACCTGTTCCGTGCCGCCATCGCGAGCTGCGTGGCACCCGCGCTGGCCGAGGCGAACCAACTTGCCAGCGGCTTCGCCGGCAGCGCGCGCGGCCTCATCACCGCGTTGATTGACCTGGGCTATGCCCGCATGGCGCTGGAGCCGCGCGAGCACATCCTGATGCGGCTGCTGATGACGGAAGCCGACCGCTTCCCGGAGCTGGCGGAATTCTACCGGAGCGAAATCCTGCAGCCTTCGCTGATGCTCACCCGGCAGGTGCTGCGCGCTGGGGTGGAAAGCGGTGAGTTCCGCCCTGATGCCGACAGCCTGCCGGGGTTGGCCCATGTGCTGCTCGCACCGATCCTGATGGGCTCGGTTTGGCGCATGACACTGGGAGAAGGGGCGCCGGATGCGGCGATGCTACGAGCGGCGCATCTGCAATCGGCCATGCGCGTGCTGCTGGCGGCGCCGGATGGTTGA
- a CDS encoding efflux RND transporter permease subunit produces MAEHRNISAWAIRNPVATAVLFLLLMVAGLVTYPLLRINNTPDLDLPVVVVTVAQPGAAPSELETTVTRRVEDAVSGLGDVRHITSTVLDGTSTTIIEFALGKNIDRATNDVRDRVARIRADLPAAIRDPVITRVEATGGAILTYTVAAPAMGDAELSWFVEDVLAKSLLSVKGVAEINRVGGVDREIRVSLKPDRMLALGITAAQVNDQLRALNIDLPGGRGTLGGAEQAIRTLGAAPSVESLRARSIVLPNGRTARLGDLADVSDGTAEVRSAARLDGRPVVGFEVLRTKGSSEVAVAEGVAARVRELMATHAGVEIRQVASTVTFVVDGYHAAVEALLVGAALAMLVVWLFLRDWRATWIASIAMPFSLVPTFFVMWCFGFSLNNVTLLGLTLVVGVLVDDAIVEIENIVRHLRAHPERGTMRAALDASAEIGLAVVATTATILAVFVPVAFMPGIPGQFFREFGLTVAAAVAFSLVVARLLTPLLGAHFLKAGAGGHDEDATGAFGRRYLPLLQWCLRHRFVTLVAGVGFLAVSFALVPFIPKDFVPGADRARSSLSIELPPGSTLAETDRVVQQATRILKARPEVASVFASMGTSTGGQMAIGSVTRAGDPRQANLTVNLLPRRQRALTQQQFESAVRPALEQLPGTRVRFGADGQSGSKLEITLVGEDGALLNATAAELERQMRALPQLAGARSTASLARPELQIVPLEGRAADAGVSSSAIAATARIATTGDIDQNLPRFNLPDRQIPIRVMLDEQARGDMSQLAALRVDGRGGPVPLGAVAEIRHGAGPAQVDRLDRVRKVTVQAELNGLPLGVATDLVAGLPVLQRLPPGVRQQEVGDTEVMRELFGGFGMALGAGVLMVYLVLVLLFGGFLQPLTIMSALPLSLGGALLALLIAQKSLGVSAVIGVLMLMGIVAKNSILLVEYAILARRDRGLDRDSAILEAARKRARPIVMTTIAMCAGMAHIALGLGADSEFRSPMALVVIGGLLTSTLLSLVFVPVAYSYMDGVEQWLTRRLRRGPLPSQRLQKT; encoded by the coding sequence ATGGCCGAGCACCGCAACATCTCCGCCTGGGCCATCCGCAACCCGGTGGCCACCGCCGTGCTGTTTCTGCTGCTGATGGTGGCGGGCCTGGTCACCTACCCCCTGCTCCGCATCAACAACACCCCGGACCTCGACCTGCCGGTGGTGGTGGTCACCGTCGCCCAGCCCGGCGCCGCGCCGAGCGAGCTGGAAACCACCGTGACGCGGCGGGTGGAGGATGCGGTCAGCGGGCTGGGCGATGTGCGCCACATCACCTCCACCGTGCTGGACGGCACATCGACCACCATCATCGAATTCGCGCTCGGCAAGAACATCGACCGCGCGACCAACGATGTGCGCGACCGTGTGGCCCGCATCCGTGCCGATTTGCCCGCCGCGATCCGCGACCCGGTGATCACCCGCGTGGAGGCCACCGGCGGCGCCATCCTCACCTACACCGTCGCCGCCCCCGCCATGGGCGACGCCGAGCTGAGCTGGTTTGTCGAGGACGTGCTGGCCAAGTCGCTCCTGTCGGTGAAGGGCGTGGCCGAGATCAACCGCGTGGGCGGCGTGGATCGGGAGATCCGCGTGTCGTTGAAGCCGGACCGCATGCTGGCGCTGGGCATCACGGCGGCGCAGGTGAACGACCAGTTGCGCGCGCTGAACATCGACCTGCCCGGCGGACGCGGCACGCTGGGCGGCGCCGAGCAGGCGATCCGCACCCTCGGCGCGGCGCCCAGCGTGGAATCCCTGCGGGCCCGCAGCATCGTGCTGCCCAATGGCCGCACCGCGCGGCTGGGCGACCTCGCCGATGTCAGCGACGGCACGGCCGAGGTGCGCAGTGCCGCCCGCCTGGATGGTCGCCCCGTGGTGGGCTTCGAGGTGCTGCGGACCAAGGGCTCCTCCGAGGTCGCGGTGGCCGAAGGCGTCGCCGCCCGGGTGCGGGAGCTGATGGCCACGCATGCCGGCGTCGAGATCCGCCAGGTGGCATCCACCGTCACCTTCGTGGTGGATGGCTACCACGCGGCGGTGGAGGCGCTGCTGGTCGGCGCCGCGCTGGCCATGCTGGTGGTGTGGCTGTTCCTGCGCGACTGGCGGGCGACCTGGATCGCCTCCATCGCCATGCCCTTCTCCCTGGTCCCGACCTTCTTCGTGATGTGGTGCTTCGGCTTTTCGCTGAACAACGTCACGCTGCTGGGGCTGACGCTGGTGGTCGGCGTGCTGGTGGACGATGCGATCGTCGAGATTGAGAACATCGTCCGCCACCTGCGCGCGCACCCCGAGCGCGGCACCATGCGCGCGGCGCTGGATGCCTCGGCCGAGATCGGGCTGGCGGTGGTGGCCACCACCGCCACCATCCTGGCGGTGTTCGTGCCGGTCGCCTTCATGCCCGGCATCCCCGGCCAGTTCTTCCGGGAGTTCGGGCTGACCGTGGCCGCCGCCGTGGCCTTTTCCCTGGTGGTGGCCCGGCTGCTGACCCCGTTGCTGGGCGCGCACTTCCTGAAGGCCGGCGCCGGCGGCCATGACGAGGACGCGACCGGTGCCTTCGGCCGGCGCTACCTGCCGCTGCTGCAATGGTGCCTGCGGCACCGCTTCGTCACCCTGGTGGCGGGGGTCGGGTTTCTGGCCGTGTCCTTCGCGCTGGTGCCGTTCATTCCCAAGGACTTCGTGCCCGGCGCCGACCGCGCCCGGTCGTCCCTGTCCATCGAGCTGCCGCCGGGATCCACCCTGGCCGAGACCGATCGGGTGGTGCAGCAGGCGACGCGCATCCTGAAGGCGCGGCCCGAGGTGGCCAGCGTCTTCGCCTCCATGGGCACCAGCACGGGCGGGCAGATGGCGATCGGTTCCGTCACCCGGGCGGGTGATCCGCGCCAAGCCAACCTGACCGTCAACCTGCTGCCGCGCCGCCAGCGCGCCCTGACCCAGCAACAGTTCGAATCGGCCGTCCGCCCGGCGCTGGAACAGTTGCCCGGCACCCGTGTGCGCTTCGGCGCGGACGGGCAAAGCGGTTCCAAGCTGGAGATCACCCTGGTGGGCGAGGACGGCGCGCTGCTGAATGCCACCGCCGCGGAGCTGGAGCGGCAGATGCGCGCGCTGCCGCAGCTGGCCGGCGCCCGTTCCACCGCCAGCCTGGCGCGGCCGGAACTGCAGATCGTGCCGCTGGAAGGCCGGGCGGCGGATGCCGGCGTGTCGTCCAGCGCCATCGCCGCCACGGCGCGCATCGCCACCACCGGGGACATCGACCAGAACCTGCCCCGCTTCAACCTGCCGGACCGGCAGATCCCGATCCGCGTGATGCTGGACGAGCAGGCGCGGGGCGACATGTCCCAGCTCGCCGCCCTGCGCGTCGATGGCCGCGGCGGCCCGGTGCCGCTCGGTGCCGTGGCCGAGATCCGCCACGGCGCCGGCCCTGCGCAGGTGGACCGGCTGGACCGCGTGCGCAAGGTGACCGTGCAGGCGGAGCTGAACGGACTGCCGCTCGGTGTCGCGACCGATCTGGTCGCTGGCCTGCCGGTCCTGCAGCGCCTGCCGCCCGGTGTCCGGCAGCAGGAGGTGGGCGACACGGAGGTGATGCGCGAGTTGTTCGGCGGCTTCGGCATGGCGCTGGGGGCCGGCGTGCTGATGGTCTACCTGGTGCTGGTGCTGCTGTTCGGCGGCTTTCTGCAGCCGTTGACCATCATGTCCGCCCTGCCCCTGTCGCTCGGCGGCGCTCTGCTGGCGCTGCTGATCGCGCAGAAGTCGCTGGGCGTTTCGGCCGTGATCGGCGTGCTGATGCTGATGGGTATTGTCGCCAAGAACTCCATTCTGCTGGTGGAATACGCCATCCTGGCGCGGCGCGACCGCGGGCTGGACCGTGACAGCGCGATCCTGGAAGCCGCGCGCAAGCGGGCGCGGCCGATCGTCATGACGACCATCGCGATGTGCGCCGGCATGGCCCACATCGCGCTCGGCCTCGGGGCGGACAGCGAGTTCCGCTCGCCCATGGCGCTGGTGGTGATCGGCGGGCTGCTGACCTCCACGCTGCTCAGCCTCGTCTTCGTGCCGGTGGCCTACTCTTATATGGACGGGGTGGAGCAATGGCTGACGCGGCGGTTGCGCCGCGGCCCCCTGCCAAGCCAGAGGTTGCAGAAAACGTAA
- a CDS encoding response regulator, whose product MNRVVRDVIIDPATQFPMGHHGMAALIREFDWAATPLGPIIEWGGTLRATVSFMLGSSIPLVLMWGEAGTILYNDAFAAFSGDRHPDQLGQPAAKAWPDGATFAEQVLRHCLRGGTQSFREFPYTLSRDGARQDVWLDLHYSPVRNRRNQPVGVLSLVTDTTERVLLQHRQDADGRRLQQSEEHLKALTSAIPQLVWTANAAGDYDFFNDRWREFTGLDAGATDVKTWLSVVHPDDQSDAALNWRHAIESGQGYQSEYRLRRADGVWRWFLRRALPVRDAATGQVERWVGSCTDIEHTVRARDMLRQSALELEARVRERTRQLTEEQQERQKAEAQLLQAQKMEAMGNLTGGVAHDFNNLLQVIHGSLELLAEDVAGQREPTNRVHGALEAVERGARLASQLLAFGRRQPLQPRVVNIGRFVSRLEDLLRRSLGEQVELETVVAAELWNTMVDPGQVQNALLNLAINARDAMNGQGQLTIEASNAVLDETYVRMNPEAVPGSYVVLSVSDTGTGMTPEVQAKVFEPFFTTKPEGQGTGLGLSMVYGFVRQSGGHVVIYSEPGQGTCIKLYLPRSEAEEQQDSLPSAPAVGGGTETVLVVEDDDAVRGVVVETLTGLGYRVLRARDAQAALSIIESGMPIDLLFTDVVMPGPIRSTELAERARARLPGIAVLFTSGYAENAIVHGGRLDAGVELLSKPYSRQALARKFRHVLANQAQRSRIQAGSSQAAVPPLTVLLVEDDAAIRADTSEILRRAGHSVEIAPEASVALSLLRSRRFDLLMTDIGLPGLTGDRLAAEARVATPGIAVVFASGENHLPAAMRDSAVLLRKPYNTRRLLGSLGEAMSLRTR is encoded by the coding sequence ATGAACCGCGTCGTCCGCGATGTCATCATCGACCCAGCGACGCAGTTTCCCATGGGCCATCACGGCATGGCGGCGCTGATCCGCGAGTTCGACTGGGCGGCAACGCCGCTCGGCCCCATCATTGAATGGGGCGGGACGCTGCGGGCGACGGTGAGTTTCATGCTCGGTTCTTCCATACCGCTGGTGCTGATGTGGGGCGAGGCGGGGACGATACTCTACAACGATGCCTTCGCCGCCTTCTCCGGCGACCGGCATCCGGACCAGCTCGGCCAGCCCGCGGCGAAGGCCTGGCCGGACGGCGCGACGTTCGCCGAGCAGGTGCTGCGGCATTGCCTGCGTGGTGGCACGCAGTCCTTCCGGGAATTTCCTTATACGCTGTCGCGCGATGGGGCCCGGCAGGACGTCTGGCTGGACCTGCACTACAGCCCGGTGCGCAACCGCCGCAACCAGCCTGTCGGCGTGTTGTCCCTGGTGACGGACACCACCGAGCGCGTGCTGTTGCAACATCGCCAGGATGCCGATGGCCGGCGGTTGCAGCAGAGTGAGGAACATCTCAAGGCATTGACTTCGGCCATCCCGCAGTTGGTTTGGACCGCGAATGCAGCCGGCGACTACGATTTCTTCAACGATCGCTGGCGCGAGTTCACGGGGCTGGATGCCGGGGCCACGGACGTCAAGACCTGGCTCAGCGTCGTCCATCCGGACGACCAGTCGGATGCCGCGCTGAATTGGCGCCACGCGATCGAGTCAGGCCAGGGCTACCAGTCGGAATACCGCCTGCGCCGGGCTGACGGGGTGTGGCGCTGGTTTCTGCGCCGCGCCCTGCCGGTGCGCGATGCGGCGACGGGCCAAGTGGAGCGTTGGGTCGGCTCCTGCACCGACATCGAGCACACCGTCCGGGCCCGCGACATGCTGCGGCAAAGCGCACTGGAGCTGGAGGCGCGGGTGCGGGAGCGCACCCGCCAGCTGACAGAGGAGCAACAGGAGCGCCAGAAGGCCGAGGCGCAGCTTCTGCAGGCGCAGAAGATGGAAGCCATGGGCAACCTGACCGGCGGTGTCGCCCACGACTTCAACAATCTGCTGCAGGTGATCCACGGCAGCCTGGAACTGCTGGCCGAGGATGTCGCCGGCCAACGGGAGCCGACCAACCGGGTGCATGGCGCGCTGGAGGCGGTGGAGCGTGGGGCACGGCTGGCATCGCAGCTGCTGGCCTTCGGGCGCCGGCAACCGCTGCAGCCCCGGGTGGTCAACATCGGCCGCTTTGTCAGCCGGCTGGAAGATTTGTTGCGGCGCAGCCTGGGCGAGCAGGTGGAGCTGGAAACGGTGGTCGCGGCCGAGTTGTGGAACACGATGGTCGACCCTGGGCAGGTGCAGAACGCGCTGTTGAACCTGGCCATCAACGCGCGCGACGCCATGAACGGCCAGGGGCAGCTGACCATCGAAGCCAGCAACGCCGTGCTCGATGAGACTTACGTGCGCATGAACCCCGAGGCAGTGCCCGGCAGCTATGTTGTCCTGTCCGTCAGCGACACCGGCACCGGCATGACGCCGGAGGTGCAGGCCAAGGTGTTCGAGCCGTTCTTCACCACGAAGCCGGAAGGGCAGGGCACCGGGCTGGGCCTGTCCATGGTCTACGGCTTCGTCCGCCAGTCGGGCGGCCATGTCGTCATCTACAGCGAGCCGGGGCAGGGAACCTGCATCAAGCTGTATCTGCCCCGCAGCGAAGCGGAGGAGCAGCAGGACAGCCTGCCGTCCGCGCCCGCGGTCGGCGGCGGCACCGAGACGGTGCTGGTGGTGGAGGATGACGACGCGGTGCGCGGCGTGGTGGTGGAAACGCTGACCGGCCTGGGATACCGCGTGCTGCGGGCGCGTGACGCACAGGCGGCCTTGTCCATCATCGAAAGCGGCATGCCCATCGACCTGTTGTTCACCGATGTGGTGATGCCCGGGCCGATACGCAGCACCGAGTTGGCCGAGCGTGCCCGCGCCCGCCTGCCAGGGATCGCGGTGCTGTTCACCTCGGGCTACGCCGAAAACGCCATCGTGCATGGTGGGCGGCTGGATGCGGGGGTGGAGCTGCTCAGCAAGCCGTATTCCCGGCAGGCGCTGGCGCGGAAGTTCCGCCACGTGCTGGCCAATCAGGCGCAGCGGTCTCGCATTCAGGCCGGGTCGTCGCAAGCCGCCGTCCCGCCCTTGACGGTGCTACTTGTGGAGGACGACGCCGCCATCCGGGCGGATACCAGCGAAATTCTCCGCCGCGCCGGGCATTCCGTCGAGATCGCGCCCGAGGCCTCCGTAGCGCTGTCCCTGCTGAGAAGCCGGCGCTTCGACCTGTTGATGACCGATATCGGCCTGCCCGGCCTGACCGGTGACCGCCTCGCGGCCGAGGCCCGGGTGGCGACGCCCGGCATCGCGGTGGTCTTCGCGTCTGGCGAGAATCACCTGCCGGCGGCGATGCGCGACAGCGCCGTGCTGTTGCGCAAGCCCTACAACACCCGCCGGCTGCTCGGCAGCCTGGGCGAGGCGATGTCATTGCGGACCCGCTGA
- a CDS encoding response regulator — protein MTTILVVDDEFLIANVLTFALEDEGFMVVRASNGRKGLEVFQRDHPSLVITDFMMPAMNGLEMTRAIRELPEGRAVPIILMSGAQAEIARQHGQMFAAVFDKPFVLSKIVEAVITLIGRPDPEV, from the coding sequence ATGACAACCATTCTGGTGGTCGATGATGAGTTCCTCATCGCGAATGTGCTGACATTCGCGTTGGAAGACGAGGGGTTCATGGTCGTTCGCGCCAGCAACGGACGAAAGGGGCTGGAGGTCTTCCAGCGCGACCACCCGTCTCTTGTGATCACCGACTTCATGATGCCGGCGATGAATGGTTTGGAGATGACCCGCGCGATCCGGGAGTTGCCGGAAGGGCGCGCGGTGCCGATCATTCTGATGAGCGGAGCACAAGCTGAGATAGCGCGGCAGCATGGTCAGATGTTCGCCGCGGTCTTCGACAAGCCTTTTGTCCTGTCGAAGATAGTCGAGGCGGTGATCACTCTGATCGGCCGCCCCGACCCGGAAGTATGA
- a CDS encoding efflux RND transporter periplasmic adaptor subunit, with protein MVLVLAGGAGWWLWPRTAPVSVPVTTSASPLPSLSVTVVPVQARPLARVVFGDGSVVPWQELVIGAETGGLRVSAVLVEEGDAVRAGQVLLQLDASVATAQRDGAAAGLQEAEAALAIARSDLGRATQLSTSGSASRQLVDQRQAAARQAEARLASARAALAEAEARLAQATIRAPFAGIVLRRNVLAGAVPGLGTELVRLLRDGRLELDARVPELELSAVAPGQAVRVTHGGREIAATVRAVAPNVTAESRLGVVHVALPPDSGLRPGMFARAEIHGDAAPALVVPQEAVVFRDGAAAAFVVEDGQARLRRLDTGARQDGEVEVRAGLAAGEAVVRSGAGFLADGDRVRVVPAVGG; from the coding sequence TTGGTCCTTGTCCTGGCCGGCGGGGCCGGCTGGTGGCTGTGGCCGCGCACGGCGCCGGTGTCCGTGCCGGTCACGACGTCCGCCTCCCCCCTCCCGTCGCTGTCGGTCACCGTGGTCCCGGTGCAGGCACGCCCGCTCGCCCGCGTTGTTTTCGGGGACGGCAGTGTCGTGCCATGGCAGGAACTGGTGATCGGGGCCGAAACCGGAGGGCTGCGGGTTTCCGCCGTCCTGGTCGAGGAAGGCGATGCCGTGCGGGCCGGGCAGGTGCTGCTGCAACTGGACGCCTCCGTGGCCACCGCGCAACGCGATGGCGCAGCGGCTGGCCTGCAGGAAGCCGAGGCTGCGCTGGCCATCGCGCGCAGCGACCTCGGCCGCGCCACGCAGTTGTCGACCTCGGGCAGCGCGTCGCGCCAGCTGGTGGACCAGCGGCAGGCGGCGGCACGGCAGGCCGAGGCGCGGCTCGCTTCCGCCCGCGCCGCCCTGGCGGAAGCCGAGGCACGGCTGGCGCAGGCCACCATCCGCGCACCCTTCGCGGGTATCGTGCTGCGACGAAACGTGCTGGCCGGCGCCGTGCCGGGCCTTGGCACTGAGCTGGTGCGGCTGCTGCGCGACGGGCGGCTGGAACTGGATGCCCGGGTGCCAGAGCTGGAGCTGTCCGCCGTGGCCCCGGGCCAGGCGGTGCGGGTGACGCATGGCGGGCGGGAGATCGCCGCCACGGTGCGCGCGGTGGCCCCAAACGTGACGGCGGAAAGCCGGCTGGGCGTCGTGCACGTGGCCTTGCCGCCGGACTCCGGCCTGCGCCCGGGCATGTTCGCCCGTGCCGAGATCCATGGCGACGCCGCGCCCGCCCTGGTGGTGCCGCAGGAGGCCGTGGTGTTCCGCGACGGCGCCGCCGCCGCTTTCGTGGTGGAGGACGGTCAGGCGCGGCTGCGCCGGCTGGACACCGGCGCGCGGCAGGATGGCGAGGTGGAAGTCCGCGCCGGCCTCGCCGCCGGCGAAGCCGTGGTGCGGTCCGGCGCAGGCTTTCTGGCGGATGGCGACCGCGTGCGCGTGGTCCCGGCCGTGGGTGGCTGA